From the Vibrio alginolyticus NBRC 15630 = ATCC 17749 genome, one window contains:
- the rlmD gene encoding 23S rRNA (uracil(1939)-C(5))-methyltransferase RlmD: protein MARIFQPKKKTQLNTRHQAVQVERLDHHGAGIAYLKKKPLFIDGALPGEEVITQLVEEKSKYARGKLIKILKPSEARVEPFCPHYHECGGCDLQHLDYDQQLTYKQQTLRQLMRKFSGSDIELDAPLLGYSQAYRRRARVSLFVDKKTRQLHFGFRKKQSKQIAQVTDCPVLAPELNVLLPEIYSALKAFKKPEQLGHVELVLGDNGPCITLRHLSALTTSETQSLTELAKRHGASFYLMPSTEQLDLIEGDMPFYQEVGVKIPFAPNNFIQVNQGVNQQMVKQAVEWLDPQKSDRVLDLFCGLGNFSLPVAKLAKYVVGVEGVAEMVEKATNNASLNQINNAQFYHANLEQDFEGQAWAAERFDKVLLDPARAGASGIIDQVSELGAQRVVYVSCNPATLARDSQSLIEQGYKLTKLGMLDMFPHTSHLESMALFEKS from the coding sequence ATGGCACGCATCTTTCAACCGAAAAAGAAAACCCAACTCAATACTCGGCACCAAGCAGTGCAAGTAGAGCGTTTAGATCACCACGGCGCAGGCATTGCTTACCTCAAAAAGAAGCCATTGTTTATTGATGGAGCACTGCCGGGTGAGGAGGTGATCACTCAATTGGTGGAAGAAAAGAGCAAATACGCTCGCGGTAAGTTGATTAAAATCCTTAAGCCGAGTGAAGCTCGTGTGGAGCCATTTTGCCCACATTATCATGAGTGCGGTGGCTGTGATTTGCAGCATTTAGATTATGACCAACAATTGACGTACAAACAGCAAACGTTGCGTCAGCTAATGCGAAAATTTTCAGGCAGTGATATTGAACTAGATGCCCCGTTATTGGGATATTCGCAGGCCTACCGTCGCCGTGCGAGAGTGAGCTTGTTTGTTGATAAAAAAACACGTCAGCTACATTTTGGTTTCCGTAAAAAGCAGAGTAAGCAAATTGCGCAAGTGACCGATTGCCCAGTGCTGGCACCGGAACTGAATGTTTTGCTGCCAGAGATTTACTCAGCCCTAAAAGCGTTCAAAAAGCCGGAACAATTGGGTCATGTAGAGCTGGTACTTGGTGATAATGGGCCGTGTATTACGCTGCGCCACTTGAGCGCTCTGACAACGAGTGAAACTCAATCTCTAACGGAGTTGGCAAAACGTCATGGCGCATCGTTTTACTTAATGCCATCGACAGAACAATTAGACCTTATCGAAGGCGATATGCCTTTTTATCAAGAAGTTGGAGTGAAAATCCCTTTTGCACCAAATAACTTTATTCAAGTAAACCAAGGTGTAAACCAACAAATGGTCAAACAAGCGGTTGAGTGGTTAGACCCACAAAAGAGTGACCGAGTGTTAGATTTGTTCTGTGGTTTAGGCAACTTTAGTTTACCAGTTGCGAAATTAGCTAAGTACGTGGTTGGAGTAGAGGGTGTTGCAGAGATGGTAGAAAAAGCCACAAACAATGCATCTTTGAACCAAATCAATAACGCGCAATTTTATCACGCTAACCTTGAGCAAGATTTTGAAGGCCAAGCCTGGGCCGCAGAGCGGTTTGATAAAGTATTATTAGACCCGGCACGCGCGGGAGCGAGTGGGATCATCGATCAAGTTTCTGAGCTTGGCGCACAGCGTGTAGTTTATGTTTCTTGTAATCCTGCTACCCTTGCTAGGGATAGTCAAAGCTTGATAGAGCAAGGCTATAAATTAACGAAATTAGGTATGCTGGACATGTTCCCTCATACCAGTCATCTAGAATCGATGGCATTGTTTGAAAAGTCCTAA
- the barA gene encoding two-component sensor histidine kinase BarA → MTRYGLRARVITLTLAPTLIIGLLLSGFFSFNRYQDLEKQVITTGNSIIEPLAIASETHLLSESREAVRRLISYAHRKNSKLVRSIAVFDEHHELFVTSNFHPNFEALMFPKDKPIPQLGNSEIYENSLILRVPILSEGHYLAELSNESQGTKAIGYIAVELDLSSLRLQQYQEVFSAFLVLVLGLGLASVFASRLMHDVTQPITHMKNVVDRIRRGHLDVRIEGKMHGELDQLKNGINAMAVSLSEYHVEMQHSIDQATSDLRETLEQLEIQNVELDIAKKRAQEAARVKSEFLANMSHELRTPLNGVIGFTRQMLKTQLSNSQTDYLQTIEKSANNLLNIINDILDFSKLEAGKLALENIPFDFRESLEEVINLQATSAHEKGLEITLKVDPKIPPGLVGDPLRIQQILTNLVGNSIKFTERGNIDVSVEMRSQSGDSVELQFMVRDTGIGISERQQAQLFQAFSQADASISRRYGGTGLGLVITQKLVSQMGGEISLTSRLHQGSTFWFTVRLHSTEMPMSELIEVELLTGKQLLLIEPNMQAASVTQQILSQEGILVTYRSSLPNNEEQYDYVLLNLAANQTHDAEVITPWIEQAKRMAPSVLLGTPSTELALADQIMTEHHVQCLTKPLSRRKLLQSLISEHVESPPVLSAPITPSEGDRLPLTVLAVDDNPANLKLISALLRERVETVTACSNGQQAVNLATEKKYDLIFMDIQMPQMDGVTACKHIKELELNKDTPVIAVTAHAMEGERDRLLSAGMDDYLTKPIEEHVLQQVLVHWNPNACTESIGKVAPSYVDEPEGSAPQSVSSPQQDVIIDWQAALKQSANKEDLAKDMLRMLIEFIPEVEAVVDQALEQEDISRDDLIHVIHKLHGSSSYCGVPRLKSLCATLEQALRSGISLEEVEPEMFELQDEMIKVTTTAKLYLEQ, encoded by the coding sequence ATGACCAGATATGGCTTACGAGCACGTGTAATTACACTAACTCTCGCTCCCACTCTCATTATTGGTTTATTACTGAGCGGCTTTTTCTCATTTAACCGCTACCAAGACCTTGAGAAACAAGTTATCACCACTGGTAACAGCATTATTGAGCCGCTGGCGATTGCCAGTGAAACTCATCTACTATCAGAAAGCCGAGAGGCGGTACGTCGCTTGATAAGCTACGCGCACCGCAAAAACTCCAAACTGGTTCGTAGTATCGCGGTATTTGATGAACATCATGAGCTCTTTGTGACCTCTAACTTTCATCCTAATTTTGAAGCCTTGATGTTTCCCAAAGATAAACCGATCCCGCAACTGGGTAATTCGGAAATCTACGAAAACTCACTGATATTGCGTGTCCCCATTTTGTCAGAAGGTCACTACTTAGCGGAGTTGTCGAACGAAAGCCAAGGCACAAAAGCGATTGGTTACATCGCCGTCGAGTTAGATCTCTCCTCCTTGAGGCTGCAACAGTATCAAGAAGTCTTCTCTGCTTTTTTAGTTCTGGTTCTCGGTCTTGGCTTAGCAAGTGTGTTTGCTTCACGTCTAATGCACGATGTGACCCAACCTATCACCCACATGAAGAATGTCGTTGACCGCATTCGCCGTGGTCATCTGGATGTGCGTATCGAAGGCAAAATGCACGGTGAGTTAGACCAGCTAAAAAATGGCATCAACGCCATGGCGGTATCGTTATCAGAATATCACGTGGAGATGCAGCACAGTATAGACCAAGCCACGTCCGACTTACGTGAAACGCTTGAGCAGCTAGAAATTCAGAACGTTGAGTTGGATATCGCGAAGAAACGCGCGCAAGAAGCGGCCAGGGTTAAGTCAGAGTTCTTGGCGAACATGTCGCACGAGCTGCGTACTCCGCTCAATGGGGTGATTGGCTTTACTCGTCAAATGCTTAAAACGCAGCTTTCTAACAGCCAAACGGATTACCTACAGACGATTGAGAAATCGGCGAACAACCTGCTGAATATCATCAATGACATTCTCGACTTCTCGAAACTTGAAGCGGGTAAGCTGGCACTCGAAAACATTCCTTTTGATTTCCGAGAAAGTTTAGAAGAGGTAATTAACCTACAAGCCACAAGTGCACATGAGAAAGGGTTAGAAATCACCCTAAAAGTGGACCCTAAAATTCCACCAGGTTTAGTTGGGGATCCACTACGTATCCAGCAAATTTTGACGAACTTAGTCGGTAACTCAATCAAGTTTACCGAGCGAGGCAACATTGATGTTAGCGTAGAAATGCGCTCTCAATCAGGAGACTCCGTCGAACTGCAATTCATGGTGCGTGATACCGGTATTGGTATCTCTGAGCGTCAGCAAGCGCAGTTGTTCCAAGCCTTTAGCCAAGCAGATGCAAGTATTTCACGTCGTTACGGCGGTACTGGTCTTGGTCTGGTTATCACTCAGAAACTGGTGAGCCAGATGGGCGGCGAAATCAGTTTAACCAGCCGTCTACACCAAGGTTCAACCTTCTGGTTTACGGTGCGCTTGCACTCAACCGAGATGCCAATGAGCGAACTGATTGAAGTGGAACTTCTGACTGGGAAGCAGTTACTGCTGATTGAACCAAACATGCAAGCCGCATCCGTAACCCAACAGATTCTAAGTCAGGAGGGTATTTTAGTAACCTACCGCTCTTCGCTACCAAACAACGAAGAACAATATGATTATGTACTGTTGAATTTAGCGGCCAACCAGACTCACGATGCGGAAGTTATTACACCTTGGATAGAACAAGCGAAACGCATGGCTCCGAGTGTTCTCCTAGGGACACCGAGTACCGAATTGGCGCTTGCGGACCAAATAATGACAGAGCATCACGTCCAGTGCCTGACGAAACCATTGTCTCGCCGTAAGTTGCTACAAAGCCTGATTAGCGAACATGTAGAATCGCCACCGGTATTAAGCGCTCCAATTACGCCAAGCGAAGGGGACCGTTTACCTCTCACTGTACTAGCAGTGGATGACAACCCTGCAAACTTGAAGCTGATCTCTGCACTGCTCCGCGAACGAGTAGAAACCGTCACCGCCTGTAGCAATGGCCAGCAAGCGGTGAACCTGGCGACAGAGAAAAAGTACGATTTAATCTTCATGGATATTCAAATGCCACAAATGGATGGGGTGACCGCTTGTAAGCACATTAAAGAGTTGGAGCTAAATAAAGACACGCCAGTGATTGCGGTAACGGCACATGCCATGGAAGGGGAACGAGACCGCTTGCTCTCGGCAGGAATGGATGACTACTTGACCAAACCTATTGAAGAGCATGTGCTACAACAGGTTTTGGTTCACTGGAACCCAAATGCTTGTACAGAGAGCATTGGCAAAGTCGCCCCTTCATACGTTGATGAACCTGAAGGAAGCGCACCACAATCCGTTTCTTCGCCTCAGCAGGATGTGATTATTGATTGGCAAGCAGCCTTGAAACAGAGCGCGAATAAAGAGGATCTCGCTAAAGACATGCTACGCATGTTGATTGAGTTCATCCCTGAAGTAGAAGCAGTCGTTGACCAAGCTCTGGAGCAAGAAGATATCTCTCGTGATGACCTAATTCATGTCATCCATAAGCTGCACGGCAGTAGTTCATATTGTGGCGTTCCAAGACTGAAGTCACTCTGTGCGACGCTTGAGCAAGCACTGCGCTCAGGGATCAGTCTTGAGGAGGTTGAGCCTGAAATGTTCGAGCTGCAAGATGAAATGATTAAAGTAACAACAACCGCAAAGTTATACCTTGAACAGTGA
- the acpS gene encoding holo-ACP synthase has translation MAIIGLGTDIAEIERIEKALARSGEPFAQRILSEEEMAKFSQLKLQGRYLAKRFAVKEAASKALGTGIAKGVTFHDFSISNDELGKPVLALTGTAKQIADAMGVNHIHLSISDERHYAVATVIFES, from the coding sequence ATGGCGATTATAGGGTTAGGGACCGACATTGCAGAAATTGAGCGTATTGAAAAAGCGTTAGCTCGTAGTGGTGAACCTTTTGCTCAGCGGATTCTTTCAGAAGAAGAAATGGCCAAATTCTCACAGCTTAAGCTGCAAGGTCGTTATCTTGCTAAGCGCTTTGCTGTTAAAGAAGCTGCCTCAAAAGCATTGGGGACAGGGATCGCAAAAGGGGTCACGTTTCACGACTTTTCCATCTCGAACGATGAGCTTGGAAAACCAGTACTCGCATTGACGGGCACAGCCAAGCAAATAGCGGATGCGATGGGTGTTAACCACATTCACCTGTCCATTTCCGATGAGCGTCATTACGCTGTGGCGACGGTCATTTTTGAATCCTAG